CGTGGCCGACGCGCTGCAGCGCGTGCCGGGCGTGGTCATCACCCGCGACGGCGGCGAAGGCAAGAGCGTGAGCGTGCGCGGCCTGGCGCCGGACCTAACCCTGACCCAGTTGAACGGCAACTACGTCGCCACCTCGGAAACCAACGACGAGGCCACGCGTTCGTTCAACTACACCCTGCTGCCGTCGAACATGCTGTCCAGCGCGGAACTGTTCAAGTCGCCGGAAGCGCGCATCGACGAAGGCGGCATCGGCGGCACGGTGATCCTGCATACCCGCCGCCCGCTCGACATGGAATCCAACTCCGGCTACGTCAACGTCGAGGGCACCTCGTCCGACACCAGCCACGACGTCGATCCGCAGCTGTCGGCGCTGTACTCCTGGCACAGCAAGGACGAACGCTTCGGCGTGCTGGTCGGCGTGACCCAGCAGAAGCGCACCAACCGCAGCATGGAGGCCAGCACCGAGGACTACCAGTGGTACGGCAACGGCACCGATGCGCTCGACGCCCACGGCAACCCGCTGACCCAGGACGGCATCCACTACTGGTGGGGCCAGTCCGGCTTCAACGACCAGAACGGGCGCAACTACAGCGAGTTCTTCCTGCCTACCTCGGTCAACTTCGCCGTGCGCGACGAACAGCGCGAGCGCAAGGGCGGGCAGCTGACCTTCCAGTTCAAGCCGCTCGACAACCTGACCCTGACCGCCAACTACTTCCGCTTCGAACTGCAGGGCAACTACACCGAGAACATGCTGAAGATTCCGGAGTGGAACCTGGCGCGCTTCAACGGCGACGGCAACTGGGCCGGCGGCCGCCTGCTCGACGGGCTCAGCTTCGATCCCAGCGGCAGCGTGGTCACCGGCGCGCAGTACGAGAAACTGGCCGGCAAGACCTACTACTGCAGCGAGGAACAGGCGGCCGCGGCCGGCCTGGCGCCGGGCGGCTGGGGGCCGGACGACTGCACCATCCCCACCCCGCAGCTCACCGGCACCTACAGCCGCGAGAAGGCGCTGTCGCAGACCGCCGACCTGTCGATCGACTGGGAGATCAGCCCATTGTGGAAGGCCTCGTTCACCGGCGGCCGCACCTGGTCCGAAGGCGGCCCGTCGATGAGCTTCCGCATGTCGGCCAAGCCGCGCCGGCAGGTCGACGGCGTGTGGCAATCCGGCAACGGCTACAGTGCCTGGGACCTGACCGGCACGCCCAGCGCGACGTTCTCGCCGAACCTGCAGGACCAACTGATGGCCGGCATCGCCGAGATCGATACCGGCTCGACCGACTCGTCGTGGATGCAGACCAGCATCAAGCAGAACTACTTCCAGGCCGACATCAGCAAGCTGTTCGAGAACGGCTGGCTAGATTCGATCCAGTTCGGCGCCAAGTACCGCGACGGGCAGGTGCACCGCAACACCGGCAACACCTACTGGGTGTGCCAGGGCACCGATCCGGCCGACTACGACAACAACCGCTACCAGTCCGGTTGCGACCCCGCCGCCGGCGTGGCCCAGCCCGGCTTCTTCCTGTCCAGCCCGATCGACAACATCCGCGGCGGCTTCAACGCCAACGTGTTTCCCGGCATCGACTACCCGGCCTACATCGACTACCTCAACGAGCGCTACGGCGGCTCGCACAACCGCCGCGAGGACGACTTCGTCTACAACGTCGACGAGAAGATCTTCTCCGGCTACTTCCAGGCCAACTTCCGCACCGAGCGCGTGCGCGGCAACCTCGGCGTGCGCGTGGTGCGCACCAAGCAGTTCGCCGAATCCAGCGATTCGGTGGAGCGGTTCAACGACTACTTCCAGGACAACGCGGCCGGCGACCCGATGGGCTGCAACGACCCGGCCGCCGCCGCCCTGATCGGCTCCGGCAGCGGCTACGTGTGCCAGAGCGGCTTCGTCCGCGTGCCCGATGCGCTGGCGCGCGCGAAGACCTATGCGCTGAGCTCGATGGAGAAGACCTATACCGACGTGCTGCCCAGCTTCAACATCGCCTGGGACATCACCGACACCCTGGTGCTGCGTGGCGCGGCGTCCAAGGTGATCGCGCGGCCGAGCTACACCAGCATCGCCTACCCGGGCAGCCTGCGCTTCGTCAGCGACGAGTACAGCAACGACCGCCGCGTCGCCGGCGGCACCGACACGCCCGGCTGGCACGGTTCGGGCAGCAACAAGGGCCTGCAGCCGTTCGAGGCGACCCAGTACGACCTCGGCCTGGAGTGGTACTTCACCCCGGGCGCGGTCGCCGGCGTGGCGCTGTTCCGCAAGAACGTGGACAACTTCACCGTGCCGGTGGTGCGCGACCAGCAGATGAACGTCGGCGGCCAGACGGTCACGGTGCAGCGCTACGAAACCGAGGCCAATGGCCAGGACGGCGTGTCGCAGGGCGTGGAACTGTACGGCCAGTACACGCTCGATTTCGGTCTCGGCTTCCAGGCCAACTACACCTACAACGACACCAACCTGGCCGCGATCGTGCTGGACGGCCAGGCGATCGGTTCCTCGCCGCTGGTCGGCAGCGCCAAGAACCAGGCCAATTTCACCGTGTTCTACGAAAACGAGAAGTTCCTGGCGCGCGCCTCGTACAACCGGCGCGGCGAAGTCGTCGGCGGCCTCAACAACGGGCTGACCGAGTATTCCGAGCCCTACGATCAGCTGGACCTCAACGTGGCCTACAACGTCACCGAGGCCCTGACCGTGACCGCGTCGGTGCTCAACGCGACCGAGTCCGAGCAGCGCATCCACCTGGGCAACGACACCAAGGCCCGCCTGCTGTCCAACACCTACACCGGCCGCCAGCTGTATCTGGGCATGAACTGGAAGTTCTGAGCACTCGCCTTGCGCTTGGACGGGTCGGCCTGTCCACGGCAGCCGCGCTGGCGCAGGCGGCTGCCGTTCCCGCCGACGTGCGGGTCACCTGGATGCGCCCCGCTGCGGTGATCGAAGCGTTCGCCCTGCCTGGTACGGCAAGGCGCGGACATTGATGTGGCCGAACCGCGCCCGCAGCATGGGATCGGCGACTGGGCCGCGCGCACGATCGCCGCGGTCGAGAACCGTGTGCGGCACGGCGCATCGACGAGGCGGCCACGTCCCTGCTTCCACATCCGCGCGCGGCGATTGCCGGGCCTCCCGTTGCGCGCGATCATCCGCGCATGGCCGCCCCTTCCCGCCCGCGTTTCCGCCCATACCGGTATCTGCTGGCCGCGGGCCTGATGCTGTGCTGCGCCTGGCCGCACGCGGCCGTGCCGCCGCCGGTGCCGGGCACGCTGGCCGCACCTGCCACGGCCGATCCCGGACGGGATCCGCTGCTGCAGGCGCAGCTGCGCGCCTTGCAACCGCAGCGGCCGGGGGTGACCGACCTGTACGTGGTCGGCTTCGCCGGCGACGCCAGCGAGGACGTGTTCCGCAACGAGACGCTGTACCTGCGCCAGCTGTTCGCGCAGCGTTTCGACGCCGGCGGGCGCATCGTCACCCTGATCAACCACGCCGACAATCTCGGCAACCGCGCCTACGCGCCGCAGGCCTCGTACGACAACCTGGCCGATACGCTGCAGCGGATCGGCCAGCTGATGGACCGGCGCGAGGACGCGCTGCTGCTGTTCCTGACCAGCCACGGCACCGAGCAGCACGAACTGTATGTGCAGTTCGGTCCCGGCGAGGATGCTGACTACGATTACATCGCGCCGGCGGAACTGCGCGAACTGCTCGACGACGCCGGCATCGGCAACCGGGTGATCGTGCTGTCGGCCTGCTACTCCGGCGGGTTCGTGCCGGCCTTGAAGAGCCCCGACACGCTGGTCATCACCGCCGCGCGCCGCGACCGGCCCTCGTTCGGCTGCGGCAACACCGCCAGCGCCACCTACTTCGGCCGCGCCTGGCTGATCGACGCGCTGGCGCGCACCAGCGACTTCGTCGAGAGCTACCGCCTGGCCAGCGCCGAGATCACCGCGCGCGAACGCGCCGAAGGCGAAGCGCCGTCGTATCCGCAGCTGTACGTCGGCGCGCGGATCGCGCCGTTGCTGCAGCGCTGGCGTGCGCAGTTGCGGCCGGTCGCTGCGCCGGCGTATCCCTATCCGGAGCCCGAGGCGGAGACGGAAACCGGGACGCCAGCGAACGCGGAGAAGGCAACGGCAGCAGTGCCCGGACCGGTTGCCGACGGCAGGGCCGGTGCGAACGGCACGGTCGGCGCGAAGCCGGAAACGGCGTCGGTTCCGAATGCCGATGGCACGACCAGGGCAGCGGCCGCAGGGTCGGCGCACGCGCCGGCCTCGCCAGCGCCGTCCGCGACCGCGCCCCGCCATTGAGGTCTGCGGCGCTGCTGCACAGACATCGCACCCACGAGCGCCTGTTGCGGCGTCGGCGGCAGGTCCTTCTTGCGCCTCCCCGCCACAAGATGCGAGTGATTCGCGTTTGATCGCGGTTCGATGCGGCTCGCTAGACTTGGGTCCGCAGCAAGCCCGCCCGCCTCACGCCAGCCAGCTGCTCCCGATCCTTCCGCCCGCTCGCCTTCGCTCGCCAGCCAGGATCACCCCGCTTTCGCCGGCCTCCCTAGTGGAGGCGTTTTTGTTTTCGGGCCGGCGCAACTCGACTGCATGCGCCGCGGCCGATGTGTCGCGACATGCTGGGCCGCGCTCAGAAAGAGGCTTCAACCGCGCGCGGCGACCGAAGTACAGAGCGATGCATTGCAGGAGGGTGTCGGCCCCGACTGTATCCGAGGCCTGATGAGTTCCCACTTCGCTCGTCGCGACTGAAGTCGCTCCTACAGGGGCATCCGGCAGCCAGGCCGGGTGCACTGTGGGAGGGGCTTGAGCCCCGACTGCATCCAAGCCGGGGCGCTTGCCGCTTCGCTCGTCGCGACGGAAGTCGCTCCTACAGGGAGGTCGATGGCTTGTGCCGTGCCTGCGCACAGGCCTGGCGAATGCCGGCGCCGCGCCCGTCAGGGCGTCGCGTCCTGCAGGCGGTATTGCGTGCTCGCGCGCTGTTCGCCACGCCATGGGTCGAAGGCGCGCACCTCGATGCGGTGGTCTCCGGCGCGCAGGTCGGTCGGCAAGGCGCCGCGCCACAGGTGCTGCGACGGGGTGGCTTCCGGCGAGCGGTCGTAGCCGCGCAGCGTCTCGGCGGCGTCGTCGCGTGCGTTCTCGGCGAGCAGGTCCGGATCCGGCTGCTCCACGCGCAGCATCGGCTTCCATGCGCCGTCGTCGATGCGGTATTCCACGCGGCTGTCGTCCTGGCCCATGAACACGTTCGCGTACACCGCCCAGGCCGGATAGGCGCCGCGGCGCAACACCTTGGGCGCATGCAGGGCCATCGGCGCATCGTCGGCGGCGCGTGCGGCGTGATAGGCCAGCGCATAGCGGCCGTCGCGCCGCACGGTCAGCACCGCGTAGCCGTTGGGGGTGCCGTCGGCCATCGTCGCGGCGGGGATGCCGTCGGCATCCTTGGCCCCGGACCAGAACGCGCCGCAGGCCGCGCCCACGTTGTATTCGTGCAGTGGCTGCGCGCCATGCCAGCCGTCGCCGGCGCCGTGGTGGTAGTGCCGCTGGGTGTGGCTGTGGCCGCTGAGCACCAGCACGTGCGGAAACCCCTGCAGCAGCGCGAACAGGCGCGTGCGGTCGGCATGGCGGAACGTCTCCTTCCCCGGCGCGGCGTCGAACAGCGGGATGTGCAGGCCCAGCACCAGCAGCCGCTGCTTCGGCAACGCCGCCAGGTAGGCCTGCAGGAACGCGAACTGGTCCTCGCGCAGGCCGCCGACGTACCTGGGCTGCTGCTGCGGCTGGTAGACCACGTCGTCCAGGAACACGAAGCTGGCGCCGCCCTCCTCCACCGCGTAGGTGTCCGGGCCGTAGGTCGCGCGCCAAGTGGACAGCGAGCCGGCGTCGTCGGCCGCGTCGAAGTTCAGGTCGTGGTTGCCGGGCACATGGAACCACGGCACGCCAAGCCTGGCGGTTTCGGCATTCAGCGCCGGATACAGCGACAGGTCGTCGTTGACCACGTCGCCGAGCGTGGTGCCCAGGCGCGCGCGGGTCTTGCCGACCAGCGGGGCGACGATGTCGCGCGCGTAGTAGCCGACGTCGGTGGCCGAGGCGGTCTGGGTGTCGGCGAACACCAGCACCTCGGTGCTGGCCGCGGCCGGTTGCGCGCGCAGCGCGAAATCCCAGCCGTCGGGGGCGCCGCCGGTCGGCGCGATGCCGGGGTACTTGAGCGCCGGCGATCCGGCCGGCGCGTAGTGCCGCCAGTACGCCGGCAAGCCGTTGCCGGCGCTGGCGAAGGCGTAGCCGTCGGGCTTGATCACGAACACGGTGCGCCCCGGCTCCACCTGCAGGCGGTAGCGGCCCTGCGCGTCGGTGCGCACGATGTGCACGCCGTCGGAGACCTGCACGCCGGCGATGCCGCGTTCTCCCTTGCCGCGGCCCGCCTGGCCGTCGCGCTCCTGATAGACGCTGCCGCTGATCGTCGCCGGCTGCGCCAGCGCGGGCGCGGCGGCGGTCAACAGGCAGAGAAGCACTACGGCGCGCAGCGGCATGCGTGAAGTCCGGCAATCGGGGAACCGCGATTGTAGCCATCCACCGCGGCACGGCGATGACCGCCATCGCGCGCCTACTTGTGCCGCGCTTCCAGCACCGCGACCGCGTCGGCCAGGCCCAGGCCGCGCGCGCGCAGCAGCACGGTCAGGTGGTACAGCAGGTCGGCCGATTCGCCGAGCAGTTCGGCGTCGCCTTCGGCCACGCCCGCCAATGCGGTTTCCACGCCCTCCTCGCCGACCTTCTGCGCGATGCGCCGGATGCCCTTCTCGAACAGCTGCGTGGTGTAGCTGCCGGGCGGCCGCTCGCGTTCGCGCTGTGCGACCAGCCGGTCGAGCGCGCCCAGGAACTGGCCCGGCGCCTGCGGAAAGCAGCTGCTGCGGCCCAGATGGCAGGTCGGGCCGTGCGGGTGCGCGGTCACCAGCAACGTATCGCGGTCGCAGTCGGTCTGGATCGAGACCAGGTCCAGGGTATGGCCCGAGCTTTCGCCCTTGGTCCACAGGCGCTGCTTGCTGCGGCTGTAGAAGGTGACCTTGCCGCTGGCGCGGGTCGTGGCCAGCGCCTCGGCGTTCATGTAGCCGAGCATCAGCACGCGCAGCGTGGCCGCGTCCTGCACCACCACCGGCAGCAGGCCGTCGCCCTTGCTCCAGTCCAGTTCCGCGTCCGCGGTCGCGGCGGCGGGTTCGTGCTCAGGCGCCATCGCGCACCTCGATCTGTCGTTGGCGCAGGAAGCGCTTGAGGTCGGGAATCGGGATCGCGCCGCTGTGGAACACGCTGGCGGCCAGCGCACCGTCCACGTCGGCCTGCTCGAACACGTCGGCGAAGTGCTGCATCTCGCCGGCGCCGCCGGAGGCGACCAGCGGCACCTTGCACAGCGAGCGCACCTCGAACAGCTGGGCGATGTCGTAGCCGCGGCGCACGCCGTCGTTGTCCATGCAGTTGAGCACGATCTCGCCGGCGCCCAGCTGCTGCGCCTCCACCACCCAGTCGACGGTGCGCACGCGCAGCGCCTGGGTCTTGCTCGGGTCGCCGGTGAAGCGGCGCACGCGCCACTGGCCGTCGTCCTCGCGGATCGAATCGATGCCGACCACCACGCACTGCACGCCGAAGGCCTCGGCCAGTTCGGCGATCAGCGCCGGCCGTTCCAGCGCCGGCGAGTTGATCGAGATCTTGTCGGCGCCGGCGTGCAGCACCGCACGCGCGGTGGCCACGTCGCGGATGCCGCCGGCCACGCAGAACGGGATGTCGATCAGCCGCGCCACGCGCTCGACCCAGGCGTAGTCCACCGAACGCCCTTCCGGGCTGGCGCCGATGTCGTAGAACACCAGTTCGTCGGCGCCCTGGTCGCGGTAGCGCAGCGCCAGTTCGACGATGTCGCCCATGTCGACGTGGTCGCGGAACTTCACGCCCTTGACCACGCGGCCGTCGCGCACGTCCAGGCACGGGATGATGCGCCGGCTCAGCATGCCAGCGCCTCGTCCAGCGTCAGCCGCCCTTCCAGCAGCGCCTTGCCGAGCACCGCGCCGGCGCAGCCGGCCTCGCGCGCGGCGCGCACGTCGGCGGCGTCGCGGATGCCGCCGGAGGCCTGCACGTCCACGCCCGGCGCGATCTGCCGCAGGTAGGCGTACAGCGCCAGGTTCGGCCCGGACAGCATGCCGTCGCGGGCGATGTCGGTGCACAGCAGGTGCTTGAGCCCGGCGGCGGCGTACTCGGCCGCCAGCGCTTCCAGGGTCAGCGCGGAGGTCTCGGTCCAGCCCAGCACCGGCAGCCGCCACACGCCCTGCGCGTCCTGGCGCGTGTCCAGCGCCACGGTGATGCGCTCGGCGCCGAACTCGGCCAGCCACTCCAGCACCGATTCGCGGTCGCGCACCGCCAGCGAGCCGATCACCACCCGCGCCGCGCCGGCGTCGAGCATGCGCTGCACGTCGGCGCGCGAGCGCACGCCGCCGCCGGTCTGCACCTGCAATCCGGTCTGCGCCCGGATCTGGCTCAGCAGCGGCGCCAGGGTGTAGCCGCCGGCGCGCGCCGCGTCCAGGTCGACCAGATGCATCCAGCCGGCGCCGGCGTCGGCGAAGGCCTGCGCGCGCGGCAGCGGATCGTCGCCGTAGTGGGTTTCGCGGGCGTAGTCGCCCTGCGCCAGCCGCACCACGCGGCCGTCGCGGATGTCCAGCGCGGGATAGACGATGAAGCTCATGGGAAATCGGTCTCGAGGAAGTTGCGCAGGATGCGCGCGCCGGTGCTCGCCGAACGCTCGGGATGGAACTGCGCGCCGCAGCGGCGGCCGCGCTGCACCACCGCGGTGAACAGGCCGCCGTGGTCGCAGGCGGCCACGGTGTCGGCGGTGACCGGCGCGGCGTAGCCGTGCACGAAATAGGCATCGGCGCGCTCGGCCAGGCCGTCCAGCAGCGGCGAGGCGCGCATCGGCAGCAGCCGGTTCCAGCCCATGTGCGGGATGCGGATGCCCAGCGCCGGCGGCATGTGCCGGACCACGCCGGTCAGCAGGCCCAGGCAGTCGACGTCGCCTTCCTCCGAGCGCTCGAACAGCAGCTGCATGCCCAGGCAGATGCCGATCAGCGGCACCTGCAGCGCACGCAGCGGTTCGACCAGCCCTTGCTCGCGCAGCCGCGCCATCGCATGCGGCGCGGCGCCGACGCCTGGCAGGATCACCCGCTCGGCGCCCTGCAGCCCGGCCGCGTCGCGCACCAGCCGCGCTTCCACGCCCAGGCGCTCCAATGCGTAGCGCACCGAGCCGAGGTTGGCGCCGCCGGCATCGATCAAGGCGACGTCGGTCATGGTGCGCTCCCCGCAGGACCGGCGCGCATCACAGCACGCCCTTGGTCGAGGGCAGCGCGGCGCCGTCGCGGCGCAGCGCCTGGCGCAGGGCGCGCGCCAGCGCCTTGAAGCAGGCCTCGACCTTGTGGTGGTCGTTGTCGCCATGCACGCGCAGGTGCAGGTTCAGGCCCGCCGCATCGCACAGCGAACGGAAGAAATGCGGCACCAGCTCGGTCGGCAGGTCGCCGACGCGCTCGCGCCTGAAGTCGCCTTCGAACACGAAATATGGGCGGCCGCTGAAATCCAGCGCGGCGCTGGCCAGGGTCTCGTCCATCGGCAGGGTGAAGCCGGCGCGGCCTGCGTCGCCGGCCGCCTGCCACGGACTGTCCGGCGGATCGAAGCCGTAGCGGCCGATGCCCCGCTTGTCGCCCAGCGCCTGGCGCAAGGCCTGGCCCAGCGCCAGGCCGGTGTCCTCGATGGTGTGGTGTTCGTCGATGTGCAGGTCGCCGGCGGCGCGCACGTCCAGGGCGAAGCCGCCGTGCTTGCCGATCTGCTCGAGCATGTGGTCGAAGAACGGCAGGCCGGTGGCGCAGTGCGGGTCGCGCGCCAGGTCCAGGTCCACTTCGACGCGGATCCGGGTTTCCTTGGTGTCGCGCTGCACCGTGGCGCGGCGCGGCGCATCGGCCAGTTCGTGGGCGATGCCGGCCCAGTCCCAGTCGCCGCCGAACTGCTCGGTCTTCAGCTGGAAACCGCGGATGCGCAGATTCTCGGCGAACTGGATGTCGGTGAGGCGGTCGCCGACCATCGCCGAGCGCGCCCAGTCGATGCTGCGGTCCTGCAGGTACGGCAGCATCAGGCCGATGCCGGGCTTGCGCGTGGGGGCGTTGTCGGCCGGCCAGCTGCGGTCGATCAGCACCTCGCGGAAGGCGATGCCCTGGCTGGCGAAGATCTGCAGCATCAGGTCGTTGGGGCCGTCGAACGCGGCCTGCGGATAGGCCGCGCTGCCCAGTCCGTCCTGGTTGGTGACGATGACGAACTGGTAGCCGGCGTCGCGCAATTTCAGCATCGCCGGGATCACGCCCTGCACGAAGCGCAGCTTCTCGTAGGCGTCGATCTGGAAATCGGCCGGCTCCTCGATCAGGGTGCCGTCGCGGTCGACGAACAGGATCGGGGTCATGCCGCCGCCCTCCCCGCCTGCAGCGCGCCGAGCACGCGCTGGTTCTGCTCCGGGGTGCCGAGGGTGATGCGCAGCGCATCGCCCAGGGTCGGCGCGGCACGCTGGTCGCGCACCACCACGCCGGCGCCGAGCAAGGCGCGGAACGCGGCCTCGGCATCGTCGAAGCGCAGCAGCAGGAAGTTGCCCTGCGAGGGATACACACGGCGCACGCCGGGCAGCGCCGCCAGCGCGGCGGACATGCGTTCGCGTTCGCGGCGGATCTCGGCCACGCGCGCGGCGGTCTGGCGCAGCGGCTCGGGCTGCAGCGCGGCCAGCGCCAGCTGCGTGCACGGCGCCGGGATCGGGTACGGCGCCTGGCAGCGGCGCAGCACCGCGACCAGCGCCGGATCGGCGATCACGCAGCCGATCCGCGCCGCGGCCAGCGCATGCGCCTTGGACAGCGTGCGCAGCACCGCCAGGTTGGGGTGGCGCGCCAGCAGCGTGGTCGCCGACGGCATGTCGGAGAATTCGCCATAGGCCTCGTCGACCACCAGCAGGGCGCGCCCGTGCAGCCGTTCGGCGGCACGTTCGATGTCGGCCAGCGGGATCGCCGCGCCGCTGGGATTGCCCGGCGAGCACAGGAACACCAGCTTGGCCATCTGGCTCAGTGCCGCCTCCACCACCGCGTCGACATCGGTGAGCAGGCCGGCGGCGTCTTCGCGCAAGGGCACCTCGACGATGCGCGCATTCTGCAGCCGCGCGCAGACCGCATACATGCCGAACACCGGCGGACTGATCACGATCGCGTCGCGGCCTGGCTCGCACAAGGCGCGCAGCAGCAGGTCGATGGCCTCGTCGCTGCCGCGGCCGAGCAGCAGTTGCTCCGGCGCGCAGGCGTACAGCGCCGCCAGCGCCGCACGCAGCGCCGGCGGCTGCGGATCCGGATAGCGGCGGTTGCCGGCGTCGCGGTCGGCGGGGTTGGCCCAGGCCGACTCGTTGGCGTTGAGCCAGACCTCGCCCTGCAGCGCGCTGCTGCGCGCCGACGAATATCCGGCGAAGTCGCGCAGGTCGGGACGCACCAGCGCCAGCATCGAGCCAGGCGTCACCGCAGTGGTTGCCGCGCTCATGCCGCCTTCTCCATCCGCAGCGCCACCGCGTTGGCATGCGCGTCCAGGCCCTCGGCGCGGGCCATGGTCACCGCGCAGGCGCCGATCGCGGCGATGCCGGCGCGGCTGGCCGCCTGCACGCTGACGAAGTTCTGGAAGCTGGCGACGCTGACCCCGCTGTAGGCGCGCGCCGCGCCGTTGGTCGGCAGCACGTGGTTGGTGCCGCTGCAGTAGTCGCCCAGCGCCTCGGGGGTGAAATCGCCGAGGAACACCGAGCCGGCCGCCTCGACCCGCTCCAGCCAGGCGCGCGGTTCGCGCAGCGCCAGGATCAGGTGTTCGGGCGCGTAGCGGTTGCTGATCGCGAAGGCGTCCTCGAGCGCGCCGACCTGGATCAGTCGCGACGCGGCCAGGGCCTGGCGCGCGATCGCCGCGCGCGGCAGCGTCGCCAGCTGGCGCTCGATCTCGTCCTCGACCGCGTCGATCAGCTCGGCGCTGTCGGACAGCAGCAGCACTTGCGAATCCGGGCCGTGCTCGGCCTGCGACAGCAGGTCGGCGGCGACGAATGCGGCGTCGGCGCCGACGTCGGCGATCACCAGCACCTCGGACGGGCCGGCCGGCATGTCGATCGCCGCCGCGCCGGCCTGCGCGATCTGCTGCTTGGCCTCGGTCACGTAGCCGTTGCCCGGCCCGAACAGCTTGTCGCACGAGGGCACCGACTCGGTGCCGAAGCCCATCGCCGCGATCGCCTGCGCGCCGCCGAGCTTGAACACCCGATCCACGCCGGTCAGTTTCGCGGCGACCAGCACCGCCGGGTCGGCCGAGCCGTCGGCGCGCGGCGGCGTGCACAGCACCACCTCGCGGCAGCCGGCCAGCGCCGCCGGCACGCACAGCATCAGCGCGGTGGACGGCAGCGGCGCGCTGCCGGCCGGTACGTACAGGCCGACCCGGCCGATCGGCCGCACCACCCGCTCGCAGACCACGCCCGGCGCGGTTTCCACCGCAT
The Xanthomonas sp. AM6 DNA segment above includes these coding regions:
- the hisD gene encoding histidinol dehydrogenase, whose amino-acid sequence is MNRLEWNSLDAQARTQALTRPAQTVAAQTRAAVAQLLEDVRGRGDAALREITARFDGVVLQGFEVGADEFAAAEAAVPAVLREAMAQAAARIETFHRAGMAQPYAVETAPGVVCERVVRPIGRVGLYVPAGSAPLPSTALMLCVPAALAGCREVVLCTPPRADGSADPAVLVAAKLTGVDRVFKLGGAQAIAAMGFGTESVPSCDKLFGPGNGYVTEAKQQIAQAGAAAIDMPAGPSEVLVIADVGADAAFVAADLLSQAEHGPDSQVLLLSDSAELIDAVEDEIERQLATLPRAAIARQALAASRLIQVGALEDAFAISNRYAPEHLILALREPRAWLERVEAAGSVFLGDFTPEALGDYCSGTNHVLPTNGAARAYSGVSVASFQNFVSVQAASRAGIAAIGACAVTMARAEGLDAHANAVALRMEKAA
- the hisB gene encoding bifunctional histidinol-phosphatase/imidazoleglycerol-phosphate dehydratase HisB; the encoded protein is MTPILFVDRDGTLIEEPADFQIDAYEKLRFVQGVIPAMLKLRDAGYQFVIVTNQDGLGSAAYPQAAFDGPNDLMLQIFASQGIAFREVLIDRSWPADNAPTRKPGIGLMLPYLQDRSIDWARSAMVGDRLTDIQFAENLRIRGFQLKTEQFGGDWDWAGIAHELADAPRRATVQRDTKETRIRVEVDLDLARDPHCATGLPFFDHMLEQIGKHGGFALDVRAAGDLHIDEHHTIEDTGLALGQALRQALGDKRGIGRYGFDPPDSPWQAAGDAGRAGFTLPMDETLASAALDFSGRPYFVFEGDFRRERVGDLPTELVPHFFRSLCDAAGLNLHLRVHGDNDHHKVEACFKALARALRQALRRDGAALPSTKGVL
- the hisC gene encoding histidinol-phosphate transaminase, whose translation is MTPGSMLALVRPDLRDFAGYSSARSSALQGEVWLNANESAWANPADRDAGNRRYPDPQPPALRAALAALYACAPEQLLLGRGSDEAIDLLLRALCEPGRDAIVISPPVFGMYAVCARLQNARIVEVPLREDAAGLLTDVDAVVEAALSQMAKLVFLCSPGNPSGAAIPLADIERAAERLHGRALLVVDEAYGEFSDMPSATTLLARHPNLAVLRTLSKAHALAAARIGCVIADPALVAVLRRCQAPYPIPAPCTQLALAALQPEPLRQTAARVAEIRRERERMSAALAALPGVRRVYPSQGNFLLLRFDDAEAAFRALLGAGVVVRDQRAAPTLGDALRITLGTPEQNQRVLGALQAGRAAA